Within Microbacterium proteolyticum, the genomic segment CGTAGCCGAGCACCGCGAGCGGCACCGCGAACCGCAGCGGCACCGGCCGCCACGCGGTCTGCTTCATCCGCAACGCCAGCACCACGCCCAGGACGAACTCGGGCAGCCGCAGGAGCGGGGTGGATGCCGCCGCCATCGGCACGGGCGAGACGGCGGCGATCGCGGGGGCCAGGGCGACGAGCGCGAGCGCCCCCGCCGCGACGGCCCAGAGGATGCGGGCGGACCGCCCGGCGACCAGGCGGATCACGAGCGGGAAGGTGAGGTAGAAGAACGCCTCGCACACCAGCGACCAGCTCGCGGGGTTCCCAGCCTGCCACCAGTCGGGCACCCAGCCGCTGAGGAGGAGCAGGTTCGCGCCGAGCGGTGCGACGCCGTCGGTGCGGATCTCGGGCACCAGCGTCGCCGCGGCGATCACCGCCAGCATCACTCCCACGACGTGCAGCGGGTAGATGCGGGCGGCGCGATGCAGCCAGAACGACCGGGCGGACTGCGCGGGCTTGTATCCCCACGCCAGGACGAAGCCCGACAGGATGAAGAACAGCGTCACGCCGGTCTTCCCGGCCTCGAACACGAAACCCCAGACGTCTCCGGCGCGGCCGCCGAAGTACTCCACGGCCATGAGGTGGTGGCCGAAGATGAGCATCGCCGTCAGCCAGCGGAGCCCCGTGAGCGAGGGCAGGTGGCGCGCTGCCGGCGGGCGAGCGGATGCCACGGACCGGACGTCGACACGGGGAGCGGTCGTCGCACTCACGGGCTTCACCTCCGGGGCACCGGCGCGAGCGATCGTCGCGCAGACCCGGAAACGTTACCCGTTCGTGATGTAGAGAAGCCTGAGAGCGGCCGGGCTTGACGCGCGCTCCGCCGCCGTGGCATCCCCTCG encodes:
- a CDS encoding acyltransferase family protein; the encoded protein is MSATTAPRVDVRSVASARPPAARHLPSLTGLRWLTAMLIFGHHLMAVEYFGGRAGDVWGFVFEAGKTGVTLFFILSGFVLAWGYKPAQSARSFWLHRAARIYPLHVVGVMLAVIAAATLVPEIRTDGVAPLGANLLLLSGWVPDWWQAGNPASWSLVCEAFFYLTFPLVIRLVAGRSARILWAVAAGALALVALAPAIAAVSPVPMAAASTPLLRLPEFVLGVVLALRMKQTAWRPVPLRFAVPLAVLGYAVSEAPAIPGTDIHPGLAVTVGGFALLVASLASADAHRSSTFLARPVWQELGRLSFAFYLVHLLVIASVSSAWPDGHPELHWPRAIALAAVAFAISLGLAWVLHRGVETRAQRVLLRFDPDRRGASRPARAVDAAVAVDAAVAVAR